One window of Mucilaginibacter inviolabilis genomic DNA carries:
- a CDS encoding thiazole synthase encodes MLKIADKTFSSRLFTGTGKFSSSALMEEALVASGSELVTVALKRVDVRNNEQDDLLIRLKYPHINLLPNTSGVRNAKEAIFAAQLAREALETNWIKLEIHPDPKYLMPDPIETLKATEELAKLGFVVLPYIHADPVLCKRLEDAGTAAVMPLGSPIGSNKGLKTIDFLEIIIAQSNVPVIIDAGIGSPSDAARALEIGADAVLVNTAIAVSGNPIRMATAFKIAVEAGRIAFEAKLASPVSHAVASSPLTSFLDA; translated from the coding sequence ATGTTAAAAATAGCCGATAAAACTTTCAGCTCCCGCCTGTTTACAGGTACGGGAAAATTCAGTTCATCCGCATTAATGGAAGAGGCATTGGTTGCTTCGGGATCAGAATTGGTTACCGTAGCCCTGAAACGCGTTGATGTGAGAAACAATGAACAGGACGACTTACTGATCCGCTTAAAATATCCACATATCAACCTGCTGCCTAACACCTCAGGTGTGCGCAATGCTAAAGAAGCTATTTTTGCAGCGCAACTGGCACGCGAAGCCCTGGAAACCAACTGGATAAAACTGGAAATCCACCCCGATCCTAAATACCTGATGCCCGACCCTATCGAAACCCTAAAAGCCACGGAAGAACTGGCCAAACTAGGTTTTGTGGTACTCCCCTACATCCATGCCGACCCGGTTTTGTGTAAGCGGTTAGAGGATGCCGGTACAGCAGCAGTAATGCCACTCGGCTCGCCTATCGGCAGCAACAAAGGATTAAAAACCATTGATTTTTTAGAGATCATCATAGCACAAAGCAATGTGCCTGTTATTATTGATGCAGGGATAGGTTCACCATCTGATGCCGCCCGGGCTCTTGAAATTGGAGCTGATGCTGTATTGGTAAACACCGCTATCGCTGTTTCCGGCAATCCGATACGTATGGCCACTGCCTTTAAAATTGCTGTAGAAGCAGGCCGGATAGCTTTTGAAGCTAAACTAGCCTCCCCTGTTTCGCATGCTGTTGCCAGCAGCCCCTTAACCTCGTTTTTAGATGCATAG
- a CDS encoding DinB family protein, which yields METNSIQQQVDNSAAQLISPEALLNHWQGHRKLTRKVIEAFPEDKLFNYSVGGMRSFGVMAIEIMDITHHGIDGIITGKWNTLLDHSSGKIQAQPKAEILKQWDQITAQLNEYWPQISIERFLEVELAFGAYENKNIGTILYAIDNEIHHRAQAYVYLRTLGIEPPAFWDRF from the coding sequence ATGGAAACAAATTCAATCCAACAACAAGTAGACAATTCAGCCGCTCAACTTATTTCGCCAGAAGCTTTATTAAACCACTGGCAAGGTCACCGCAAATTAACTCGGAAAGTTATTGAGGCTTTTCCGGAAGATAAATTATTCAATTATTCTGTAGGAGGGATGCGTTCATTTGGCGTAATGGCTATTGAAATTATGGATATAACTCATCACGGTATTGATGGTATCATCACCGGCAAGTGGAATACCCTGCTTGATCATTCTTCGGGAAAAATACAGGCACAACCTAAAGCCGAAATTTTAAAGCAATGGGATCAGATCACTGCGCAATTGAATGAGTACTGGCCACAAATTTCCATAGAGCGTTTTTTAGAAGTTGAACTGGCTTTTGGAGCTTATGAAAATAAAAATATTGGCACTATACTTTATGCTATTGATAACGAGATCCATCATCGTGCACAAGCTTATGTTTACCTGCGTACATTAGGTATTGAACCACCTGCGTTTTGGGACAGGTTTTAA
- a CDS encoding thiamine phosphate synthase translates to MIHKLHYISQPPTNGTHLTAIKAALNAGCKWIQLRVKDAPENLILEYALEARALCEEFGAKLIVNDHPEIALKAGAYGLHLGLQDMPIAQARQIVGNQMIIGGTANTFEHVEQRVTEGADYIGLGPYRFTRTKQKLSPILGLEGYQAILEKVRSAGINIPIIAIGGIEPDDIQAIMQTGIYGVAISGAITHATDAAQITQFIYQQLNTNALKEA, encoded by the coding sequence ATGATTCATAAACTTCATTATATATCGCAGCCACCAACAAATGGAACACATCTTACAGCCATAAAGGCGGCACTTAACGCCGGATGTAAATGGATCCAGCTCCGGGTAAAAGACGCGCCCGAAAACCTGATCCTGGAATATGCACTGGAAGCCCGGGCCTTATGCGAGGAATTTGGCGCGAAGCTGATTGTGAACGACCATCCGGAAATTGCGCTGAAAGCCGGTGCTTATGGACTGCACCTGGGCTTACAAGATATGCCCATTGCCCAGGCAAGGCAAATAGTGGGCAATCAAATGATCATCGGAGGAACGGCCAATACTTTTGAGCACGTTGAACAACGCGTTACAGAAGGTGCAGATTACATTGGCCTGGGCCCCTACCGGTTTACCAGGACTAAGCAAAAGCTAAGTCCGATTTTAGGATTGGAGGGCTACCAGGCGATTTTAGAGAAAGTAAGATCAGCCGGTATCAATATCCCCATTATCGCTATAGGTGGTATCGAACCAGATGATATCCAGGCTATCATGCAAACCGGGATATATGGTGTAGCCATTTCAGGAGCAATTACTCATGCTACCGATGCCGCACAAATAACTCAATTCATATATCAGCAATTAAACACGAATGCTTTGAAAGAAGCTTAA
- the thiH gene encoding 2-iminoacetate synthase ThiH encodes MHSFNDIFETYNWDEVKASIYAKTGADVEKALSATKRTLEDFKALVSPAAAPYLEQMAQLSQQLTLKRFGKVIQMYVPLYLSNECSNICTYCGFSYDNKVRRKTLSPMEIMQEVAVIKAMGYEHVLLVTGEDNVTVHVEYFKKVLELIRPHFAHISMEVQPMDLEDYAQLTPYGLNTVLVYQETYHREDYKKHHPKGKKSNFKYRLETPDRLGQAGIHKMGLGVLIGLEDWRTDCFFTALHLHYLEKKYWQSKYSLSFPRLRPFSGGLEPKVEMNDRELVQLICAYRLFNEEVELSISTRESPHFRNNIIKLGITSISAGSKTNPGGYAVEPESLEQFEISDERSPADIAKVISQQGYEPVWKDWDNCLT; translated from the coding sequence ATGCATAGCTTTAACGATATTTTTGAAACCTATAACTGGGATGAGGTAAAAGCCAGTATCTACGCCAAAACCGGTGCAGATGTAGAAAAAGCGTTATCAGCCACCAAACGTACCCTGGAAGACTTTAAAGCGCTGGTATCGCCTGCGGCTGCCCCTTATCTGGAGCAAATGGCACAACTTAGTCAGCAGCTTACCCTTAAACGCTTTGGTAAGGTAATTCAGATGTATGTACCGCTTTACCTATCCAACGAATGCAGTAATATTTGTACCTATTGTGGCTTTAGCTATGATAATAAGGTGAGGCGCAAAACCTTGTCGCCCATGGAAATTATGCAGGAGGTTGCGGTAATCAAAGCCATGGGCTATGAACACGTGCTTTTAGTGACCGGTGAAGACAACGTGACGGTTCATGTGGAATATTTTAAAAAAGTGCTGGAGCTTATCCGTCCGCATTTTGCGCACATCTCTATGGAGGTGCAACCTATGGATCTGGAAGATTATGCGCAGTTGACGCCCTATGGTTTAAACACGGTACTGGTTTACCAGGAAACCTATCACCGGGAGGATTACAAGAAACATCATCCAAAAGGAAAAAAATCCAATTTCAAGTATCGCCTCGAAACCCCCGACAGGCTTGGCCAGGCGGGTATCCATAAAATGGGTTTAGGGGTATTGATAGGTTTAGAGGACTGGCGGACAGACTGCTTTTTTACTGCCTTGCACCTCCATTACCTTGAAAAGAAATATTGGCAAAGTAAATATAGCCTGTCGTTCCCCCGGCTGCGTCCCTTCAGTGGTGGTCTGGAACCTAAGGTTGAAATGAACGACCGTGAGCTGGTGCAGCTAATATGTGCTTACCGTTTGTTTAACGAGGAAGTAGAGCTATCCATCTCTACCCGCGAATCACCTCATTTCCGGAATAACATCATTAAACTGGGCATCACCTCTATTAGCGCCGGGTCAAAAACCAACCCAGGTGGATATGCTGTTGAACCGGAATCATTGGAGCAGTTTGAAATTTCGGACGAACGGAGTCCGGCTGATATTGCTAAAGTGATCTCACAACAGGGCTATGAACCAGTATGGAAGGATTGGGATAATTGTTTAACATAG
- a CDS encoding thiamine phosphate synthase gives MQLIVISHPDTVTNEARIINQLFDAGLTRFHLRKPDWDEKQLVNLLRQIDQTFYPYIALHQQHHIAVDFNTKRLHYTEKHRLATEPKKLILQKEEGYVLSTSTHADKDLRSFKNFVSLTQDITNSSSPLFDYTFFGPVFNSISKAGYQSQLPNDFQLPSNIATPIIALGGVKPSNLDKLKFMGFDGAAVLGTIWNDSVQAVTNFRKLQEYLLTKQA, from the coding sequence ATGCAACTGATAGTTATTTCACATCCGGATACGGTAACAAATGAAGCGCGGATAATCAACCAACTGTTTGATGCTGGCCTAACACGTTTTCATTTGCGAAAACCTGATTGGGATGAGAAGCAGCTGGTCAATTTACTAAGGCAGATTGATCAGACTTTTTATCCTTATATCGCTTTACATCAGCAGCATCATATTGCGGTAGATTTTAATACCAAGAGATTGCATTATACCGAAAAACACAGATTGGCAACAGAACCGAAAAAACTGATCCTTCAGAAAGAAGAAGGCTATGTATTGAGCACATCCACACATGCGGATAAAGACTTACGAAGTTTTAAAAACTTCGTAAGTCTTACTCAGGATATTACAAACAGTTCATCTCCTCTGTTTGATTATACTTTTTTCGGCCCTGTATTTAATAGTATATCCAAAGCGGGTTATCAAAGTCAGCTGCCCAATGATTTCCAGTTACCATCAAACATCGCAACACCAATTATTGCTTTAGGCGGTGTGAAACCCTCGAATTTGGACAAATTAAAATTCATGGGATTTGATGGCGCGGCAGTTTTGGGCACGATATGGAACGATTCCGTACAAGCGGTCACCAACTTCAGGAAATTACAGGAATACCTTTTAACAAAACAAGCATGA
- the thiC gene encoding phosphomethylpyrimidine synthase ThiC yields MKQEKIPTGKVLTTDPFPASRKVFVKGELHDIQVAMREISLNDTKLHGRFGETEPNAPVTVYDTSGPYTDTNATIDVKKGLPRLREQWILNRADVEQLEGISSQYGQQRLNDSSLDELRFAHVSKPLRAKEGMNVSQMHYARKGIITPEMEYIAIRENQRIDLLKEQLNGQYEVMSHQHQGHSFGANTPKGYITPEFVRSEVAAGRAVIPSNINHPEIEPMIIGRNFLVKINANIGNSAVTSSIEEEVEKAVWACRWGADTIMDLSTGKNIHETREWIIRNSPVPIGTVPIYQALEKVNGKAEDLTWELFRDTLIEQAEQGVDYFTIHAGVLLRYVPLTAKRITGIVSRGGSIMAKWCLAHHKENFLYTHFEEICQIMKAYDVAFSLGDGLRPGCIADANDAAQFGELETLGELTKIAWKHDVQTIIEGPGHIPMHMIKENMDKQLAHCGEAPFYTLGPLTTDIAPGYDHITSAIGAAMIGWFGTAMLCYVTPKEHLGLPNKKDVKDGVITYKIAAHAADLAKGHPGAQYRDNALSKARFEFRWEDQFNLSLDPDTAREFHDETLPADGAKIAHFCSMCGPNFCSMKITQDVREYAKENGVDEADVLAKGMEQKSKEFAEKGSEIYL; encoded by the coding sequence ATGAAGCAAGAAAAAATTCCAACCGGCAAGGTATTAACTACCGATCCGTTCCCGGCCTCCAGAAAAGTTTTTGTAAAAGGCGAGCTGCATGACATCCAGGTAGCCATGCGCGAGATCAGTTTAAACGATACTAAACTGCACGGCCGCTTTGGCGAAACAGAACCCAACGCGCCCGTTACTGTTTATGATACCAGCGGCCCGTATACTGATACTAACGCTACTATTGATGTTAAAAAAGGGCTACCCCGTTTACGTGAGCAGTGGATCTTGAACCGGGCAGATGTGGAACAACTGGAAGGCATATCCTCCCAATACGGGCAACAGCGTTTAAACGATAGCAGCCTGGACGAATTGCGCTTTGCTCATGTAAGCAAACCTTTGCGGGCAAAGGAAGGTATGAACGTATCGCAGATGCATTATGCCAGAAAAGGCATTATTACACCCGAAATGGAGTATATCGCTATTCGTGAAAATCAACGTATCGACTTGTTAAAGGAGCAATTAAACGGACAATACGAGGTGATGAGCCATCAGCACCAGGGCCATAGCTTTGGAGCAAATACCCCAAAAGGATATATCACTCCCGAGTTTGTACGTTCGGAAGTTGCCGCCGGTCGTGCCGTGATTCCTTCCAACATCAATCACCCCGAAATTGAGCCGATGATCATTGGTCGTAATTTTTTGGTGAAGATCAATGCCAACATCGGCAACTCGGCTGTTACTTCCAGCATTGAAGAGGAAGTTGAAAAAGCAGTATGGGCCTGCCGCTGGGGAGCGGATACCATCATGGATCTTTCAACCGGGAAAAATATCCATGAAACCCGCGAATGGATCATCCGTAATTCGCCCGTACCTATCGGCACCGTACCTATTTACCAGGCCCTGGAAAAAGTGAACGGTAAAGCGGAGGACCTGACCTGGGAGCTGTTCCGGGATACATTGATTGAGCAGGCAGAACAAGGCGTAGATTATTTCACTATTCATGCGGGTGTACTGTTACGCTATGTACCGCTCACGGCCAAGCGTATCACCGGTATTGTATCAAGAGGAGGTTCTATCATGGCCAAATGGTGCCTGGCCCATCACAAAGAAAACTTCCTGTATACCCATTTTGAAGAGATTTGCCAGATCATGAAAGCCTATGACGTGGCTTTCTCCTTAGGCGATGGATTAAGACCAGGCTGTATTGCCGATGCTAATGATGCCGCGCAATTTGGAGAATTGGAAACTTTGGGCGAACTGACCAAAATTGCCTGGAAACACGATGTGCAAACCATTATTGAAGGCCCGGGCCACATCCCTATGCACATGATCAAGGAAAACATGGATAAGCAACTGGCCCATTGCGGGGAGGCACCATTCTATACCTTAGGACCGCTGACTACTGATATCGCTCCCGGTTACGATCATATTACCTCGGCTATTGGCGCCGCCATGATCGGCTGGTTTGGTACAGCCATGCTATGTTATGTTACGCCAAAAGAGCATTTAGGATTGCCTAATAAAAAAGATGTAAAAGACGGCGTGATCACCTATAAAATAGCGGCCCATGCGGCCGATCTGGCTAAAGGGCACCCCGGTGCACAATACCGGGATAATGCTTTGAGTAAGGCACGTTTTGAGTTTAGATGGGAAGATCAGTTTAACCTATCGCTTGATCCGGATACGGCCAGGGAGTTTCATGATGAAACCCTGCCTGCCGATGGCGCTAAGATCGCCCACTTCTGCTCTATGTGCGGCCCTAACTTCTGTTCGATGAAAATTACGCAGGATGTACGGGAATACGCCAAGGAAAACGGTGTAGATGAAGCAGATGTGTTGGCAAAAGGCATGGAGCAAAAATCAAAGGAGTTTGCTGAGAAAGGAAGCGAAATATACTTGTAA
- the thiS gene encoding sulfur carrier protein ThiS: MEITVNQQTYEVTDVCNVQQMLAIVFDAQPKGIAVAINQAIIPRANWDNQILSPNDQIVIIKATQGG; encoded by the coding sequence ATGGAAATTACCGTCAATCAACAAACTTACGAGGTTACCGATGTATGCAATGTGCAGCAAATGCTCGCTATTGTATTCGATGCCCAGCCAAAAGGCATTGCCGTAGCCATCAACCAGGCCATTATTCCAAGAGCCAATTGGGATAATCAGATACTCAGCCCCAACGATCAAATCGTCATCATCAAAGCAACACAAGGAGGATGA